From one Lolium rigidum isolate FL_2022 chromosome 4, APGP_CSIRO_Lrig_0.1, whole genome shotgun sequence genomic stretch:
- the LOC124648827 gene encoding heat shock 70 kDa protein BIP5-like, which produces MAHAAALLLWLLLIGSLNLAASLLDFPSRLAEDRDVIGIDLGTTYSHVAVYQDGHVVVLPNEEGNRATPSQVAFIDGGRRLVGEAAKDQHAANTIYGAAKRLLGRRFSDEAVQREIELLPFAVVDKDGRPYVRVPVGGGGDDVLVLSPEEIVAEVLAKLKGTAEAFLGRNVTKAVITVPAYYNDAQRQATRDAGVIAGLKVVRMINDPSAAAIAYGLDKGYDKKTLVFDLGGGTFDVTVLLFEEGVFEVLSTSGDSHLGGEDFDQRVTDHFVEVIKQKHGRDITGDSHAMQRLRRECERAKRTLSNQHQERVEVEALFDGVDFSEPLTRAQFEELNEDLFLKAMAHLQKAIADAELDKREIDHIILAGGSTRIPKVQQLVKDYFDGKEPHRGIHPDEAMAFGAAAHGSYLAGHDQLNDMEIRDAGYSLWSEPAIGIETDGGKMTPLIPRNPTLPTKKRHVLTTFWDKRSTVTIKVFQGDHSETQHCRLLGQLDLSDIPTARRDIEVTMEVAEEYGGKLRVEATDQRSGKSESVIIYHGGRLSPEEIARMVREGEAWQARDELEAYMRSITDGVDGKMEPEEAEKLEEAVSKAREWLDINPVAEKEDYEQSLRELAEVCDPVVLAVHQRFLRGVRDDDEL; this is translated from the exons ATGGCTCATGCCGCCGCGTTGCTGCTCTGGCTTTTGCTCATCGGATCTCTAAACCTCGCGGCGTCGCTTCTTGACTTCCCATCGCGCCTCGCCGAGGACAGGGACGTGATCGGCATCGATCTCGGTACCACCTATTCGCACGTCGCCGTCTACCAAGACGGCCATGTCGTGGTCCTTCCCAACGAGGAGGGCAACCGGGCCACCCCGTCGCAGGTCGccttcatcgacggcggcaggagGCTCGTCGGCGAGGCCGCCAAGGATCAGCACGCCGCCAATACTATCTATGGCGCGGCCAAGCGCCTCCTGGGACGGCGGTTCAGCGACGAGGCCGTGCAGCGGGAGATAGAGCTCCTGCCGTTCGCCGTCGTGGATAAGGACGGGAGACCGTACGTGCGAGTGCcggtgggaggcggcggcgatgacGTTCTCGTGCTCAGCCCCGAGGAGATCGTCGCCGAAGTGCTCGCGAAGTTGAAGGGCACGGCGGAGGCCTTCCTAGGCAGGAATGTCACCAAGGCGGTGATCACCGTCCCGGCCTACTACAACGATGCGCAGCGGCAGGCTACCAGGGACGCCGGCGTCATCGCCGGGCTCAAGGTCGTACGCATGATAAACGACCCCAGCGctgctgccatcgcgtacggcctGGACAAGGGCTACGACAAGAAGACACTGGTGTTTGATCTGGGCGGCGGCACGTTTGACGTCACCGTTCTGCTCTTCGAGGAAGGCGTCTTTGAGGTCCTCTCCACCAGCGGCGACTCCCACCTCGGAGGCGAGGACTTCGACCAACGCGTCACGGACCACTTCGTTGAGGTGATCAAGCAGAAGCACGGCCGGGACATCACCGGCGACAGCCACGCGATGCAGAGGCTGCGCCGGGAATGTGAGCGGGCCAAGCGGACCCTGAGCAACCAGCACCAGGAGCGCGTCGAGGTCGAGGCGCTGTTCGATGGAGTGGACTTCTCGGAGCCGCTCACGAGGGCGCAGTTCGAGGAGCTCAACGAAGACCTCTTCTTGAAGGCAATGGCGCACCTGCAGAAGGCCATTGCAGATGCCGAGCTGGACAAGCGCGAAATCGACCACATCATCCTCGCCGGAGGCAGCACCAGGATACCCAAGGTGCAGCAgctcgtcaaggattacttcgacGGCAAGGAGCCTCACCGCGGGATACACCCCGACGAGGCTATGGCCTTTGGCGCCGCCGCCCACGGAAGCTACCTGGCAGGACACGATC AACTGAACGACATGGAAATTCGGGATGCAGGGTACTCGTTGTGGTCGGAGCCTGCGATTGGCATCGAAACGGACGGTGGCAAGATGACGCCGCTGATTCCGAGAAACCCGACCTTGCCGACGAAGAAGAGGCACGTCCTCACCACGTTCTGGGACAAGCGGTCCACCGTCACCATCAAGGTGTTTCAGGGCGACCACAGCGAGACCCAGCACTGTAGATTGCTCGGCCAGCTCGATCTCTCTGACATCCCCACCGCAAG GCGGGACATCGAGGTGACCATGGAGGTGGCGGAGGAGTATGGCGGCAAGCTCCGCGTGGAGGCGACGGACCAGAGGTCCGGCAAGTCGGAGAGCGTCATCATCTACCACGGTGGCCGGCTGAGTCCGGAGGAGATCGCTCGGATGGTCCGCGAGGGGGAGGCGTGGCAAGCCCGAGACGAGCTGGAGGCGTACATGCGCAGCATCACGGACGGGGTCGACGGAAAGATGGAGCCCgaggaggcggagaagctcgAGGAAGCGGTGAGCAAAGCGAGGGAATGGCTTGACATCAACCCGGTTGCCGAGAAGGAGGACTACGAGCAGAGTCTCAGGGAGCTGGCGGAGGTGTGCGACCCTGTCGTCTTGGCCGTGCACCAAAGGTTCCTCCGAGGTGTCCGTGATGATGATGAGCTTTAG